The following are from one region of the Myotis daubentonii chromosome 2, mMyoDau2.1, whole genome shotgun sequence genome:
- the PDGFB gene encoding platelet-derived growth factor subunit B isoform X1: MLARARDPPSPRPPPWPWGPRARSTRPGPRGAGPGVGMNRCWALFLSLCCYLRLVSAEGDPIPEELYEMLSDHSIRSFDDLQRLLHGDSVDEDGAELDLNLTRSRSGGEPGSLSRGRRSLDSSTVAEPAMIAECKIRTEVFKISRSLIDRSNANYVVWPPCVEVQRCSGCCNNHKVQCRPTQVQLRPVQVRKIEMVQKRLIFNKATVTLEDHLACRCVTVVPARPVSRTTGSSQEQRAAKTPQTRVTVRTVRVRRPPKGKHRKFKHTHDKKALKETLGA; this comes from the exons ATGCTCGCTCGGGCTCGGGATCCGCCCAG cccccgccctccACCCTGGCCGTGGGGGCCGCGCGCTCGGTCCACGCGTCCGGGGCCCCGCGGGGCCGGGCCCGGAGTCGGCATGAATCGCTGCTGGGcgctcttcctgtctctctgctGCTACCTGCGTCTGGTCAGCGCCGAG GGGGACCCCATTCCTGAGGAGCTCTACGAGATGCTGAGTGACCACTCGATCCGCTCCTTCGATGACCTTCAGCGGCTGCTGCACGGAGACTCCGTAG ATGAAGATGGAGCCGAGCTGGACCTGAATTTGACCCGGTCCCGTTCCGGAGGCGAGCCCGGGAGCTTGTCCCGAGGGAGAAGGAGCCTCG ATTCCTCCACGGTCGCAGAGCCAGCCATGATTGCCGAGTGCAAGATCCGCACGGAGGTGTTCAAGATCTCCCGGAGCCTCATCGACCGCAGCAACGCCAACTACGTGGTGTGGCCACCCTGCGTGGAGGTGCAGCGCTGCTCCGGCTGCTGCAACAACCACAAGGTGCAGTGCCGTCCGACCCAGGTGCAGCTGCGCCCTGTCCAG GTGAGGAAGATTGAGATGGTGCAGAAGAGGCTGATCTTCAACAAGGCCACAGTGACCCTGGAGGACCACCTGGCCTGCCGGTGTGTGACCGTGGTTCCTGCACGACCCGTGAGCCGCACCACAGGGAGCTCCCAGGAGCAGCGAG CAGCCAAGACGCCCCAAACTCGGGTGACCGTTCGAACGGTGCGAGTCCGCAGGCCCCCCAAGGGGAAGCACAGGAAGTTCAAGCAC
- the PDGFB gene encoding platelet-derived growth factor subunit B isoform X2: MLARARDPPSPRPPPWPWGPRARSTRPGPRGAGPGVGMNRCWALFLSLCCYLRLVSAEGDPIPEELYEMLSDHSIRSFDDLQRLLHGDSVDEDGAELDLNLTRSRSGGEPGSLSRGRRSLDSSTVAEPAMIAECKIRTEVFKISRSLIDRSNANYVVWPPCVEVQRCSGCCNNHKVQCRPTQVQLRPVQVRKIEMVQKRLIFNKATVTLEDHLACRCVTVVPARPVSRTTGSSQEQRAKTPQTRVTVRTVRVRRPPKGKHRKFKHTHDKKALKETLGA; the protein is encoded by the exons ATGCTCGCTCGGGCTCGGGATCCGCCCAG cccccgccctccACCCTGGCCGTGGGGGCCGCGCGCTCGGTCCACGCGTCCGGGGCCCCGCGGGGCCGGGCCCGGAGTCGGCATGAATCGCTGCTGGGcgctcttcctgtctctctgctGCTACCTGCGTCTGGTCAGCGCCGAG GGGGACCCCATTCCTGAGGAGCTCTACGAGATGCTGAGTGACCACTCGATCCGCTCCTTCGATGACCTTCAGCGGCTGCTGCACGGAGACTCCGTAG ATGAAGATGGAGCCGAGCTGGACCTGAATTTGACCCGGTCCCGTTCCGGAGGCGAGCCCGGGAGCTTGTCCCGAGGGAGAAGGAGCCTCG ATTCCTCCACGGTCGCAGAGCCAGCCATGATTGCCGAGTGCAAGATCCGCACGGAGGTGTTCAAGATCTCCCGGAGCCTCATCGACCGCAGCAACGCCAACTACGTGGTGTGGCCACCCTGCGTGGAGGTGCAGCGCTGCTCCGGCTGCTGCAACAACCACAAGGTGCAGTGCCGTCCGACCCAGGTGCAGCTGCGCCCTGTCCAG GTGAGGAAGATTGAGATGGTGCAGAAGAGGCTGATCTTCAACAAGGCCACAGTGACCCTGGAGGACCACCTGGCCTGCCGGTGTGTGACCGTGGTTCCTGCACGACCCGTGAGCCGCACCACAGGGAGCTCCCAGGAGCAGCGAG CCAAGACGCCCCAAACTCGGGTGACCGTTCGAACGGTGCGAGTCCGCAGGCCCCCCAAGGGGAAGCACAGGAAGTTCAAGCAC
- the PDGFB gene encoding platelet-derived growth factor subunit B isoform X3 gives MNRCWALFLSLCCYLRLVSAEGDPIPEELYEMLSDHSIRSFDDLQRLLHGDSVDEDGAELDLNLTRSRSGGEPGSLSRGRRSLDSSTVAEPAMIAECKIRTEVFKISRSLIDRSNANYVVWPPCVEVQRCSGCCNNHKVQCRPTQVQLRPVQVRKIEMVQKRLIFNKATVTLEDHLACRCVTVVPARPVSRTTGSSQEQRAAKTPQTRVTVRTVRVRRPPKGKHRKFKHTHDKKALKETLGA, from the exons ATGAATCGCTGCTGGGcgctcttcctgtctctctgctGCTACCTGCGTCTGGTCAGCGCCGAG GGGGACCCCATTCCTGAGGAGCTCTACGAGATGCTGAGTGACCACTCGATCCGCTCCTTCGATGACCTTCAGCGGCTGCTGCACGGAGACTCCGTAG ATGAAGATGGAGCCGAGCTGGACCTGAATTTGACCCGGTCCCGTTCCGGAGGCGAGCCCGGGAGCTTGTCCCGAGGGAGAAGGAGCCTCG ATTCCTCCACGGTCGCAGAGCCAGCCATGATTGCCGAGTGCAAGATCCGCACGGAGGTGTTCAAGATCTCCCGGAGCCTCATCGACCGCAGCAACGCCAACTACGTGGTGTGGCCACCCTGCGTGGAGGTGCAGCGCTGCTCCGGCTGCTGCAACAACCACAAGGTGCAGTGCCGTCCGACCCAGGTGCAGCTGCGCCCTGTCCAG GTGAGGAAGATTGAGATGGTGCAGAAGAGGCTGATCTTCAACAAGGCCACAGTGACCCTGGAGGACCACCTGGCCTGCCGGTGTGTGACCGTGGTTCCTGCACGACCCGTGAGCCGCACCACAGGGAGCTCCCAGGAGCAGCGAG CAGCCAAGACGCCCCAAACTCGGGTGACCGTTCGAACGGTGCGAGTCCGCAGGCCCCCCAAGGGGAAGCACAGGAAGTTCAAGCAC